The Streptomyces sp. P9-A4 genome contains a region encoding:
- a CDS encoding extracellular solute-binding protein: MKLSGLPPALGFARAGRTPVTAIAAALLLAGLTATACAPQTSDGRATTDEKTGTLRVWLFQEVSNKPKEQVVDRAVAAFEKGHRGAKVEVEYIPVETRAQRVKAAFNDPGSAPDLIEYGNTDTAGYVKDGGLADISAEFTAWDEAKDTDPTARQSVTVGGKVYGAPLFVGVRALYYRTDVFKELGLTAPRSQAELVTTAKKIRKAKPELYGLAVGGAYTYGAMPFVWAAGGELATTNGDSYKAAVNSEAALKGISTYTSLFGEDNCPAAKCAQMGGNATVTAFASGKAAMAIGGDFSHAAVEAGTVKGRYAVVPLPGTTPGSIAPAFAGGNNIGVLRSTSHRGLAVDLLKSLTGKETQGKLFDAMGFLPTYTDVRAAAARRQPFVKPFIDTLGAGTRFVPASPGWGRIDASLVLPTMFQEVVSGRKDVKAAADDAARKMDAAFAPAG, from the coding sequence ATGAAGCTTTCCGGCCTGCCCCCTGCTCTCGGCTTCGCTCGAGCAGGGAGGACCCCCGTCACCGCCATCGCCGCCGCACTCCTGCTGGCCGGCCTCACCGCCACCGCCTGCGCGCCCCAGACGTCCGACGGCAGGGCCACGACGGACGAGAAGACCGGCACCCTGCGCGTCTGGCTCTTCCAGGAAGTGAGCAACAAGCCCAAGGAACAGGTCGTCGACCGGGCCGTCGCCGCCTTCGAGAAGGGCCACCGGGGCGCGAAGGTCGAGGTCGAGTACATCCCCGTCGAGACCCGCGCCCAGCGCGTCAAGGCCGCCTTCAACGACCCCGGGTCCGCCCCCGACCTCATCGAGTACGGCAACACCGACACCGCCGGGTACGTCAAGGACGGCGGACTCGCCGACATCAGCGCCGAGTTCACCGCCTGGGACGAGGCGAAGGACACCGACCCCACCGCCAGGCAGTCCGTGACCGTCGGCGGCAAGGTCTACGGCGCTCCGCTCTTCGTCGGCGTCCGCGCCCTCTACTACCGCACCGACGTGTTCAAGGAACTCGGCCTCACCGCACCCCGGAGCCAGGCCGAACTGGTCACCACCGCCAAGAAGATCCGCAAGGCGAAGCCCGAGCTGTACGGCCTCGCCGTCGGCGGCGCCTACACCTACGGCGCCATGCCCTTCGTCTGGGCCGCCGGCGGCGAACTCGCCACCACGAACGGCGACTCGTACAAGGCGGCCGTCAACAGCGAGGCCGCCCTCAAGGGCATCAGCACGTACACCTCGCTCTTCGGCGAGGACAACTGCCCCGCCGCCAAATGCGCCCAGATGGGCGGCAACGCCACCGTCACCGCCTTCGCCTCCGGCAAGGCCGCCATGGCCATCGGCGGCGACTTCAGCCACGCCGCCGTCGAGGCCGGCACCGTGAAGGGCAGGTACGCCGTCGTCCCGCTGCCCGGCACCACCCCCGGCTCCATCGCCCCCGCCTTCGCGGGCGGCAACAACATCGGCGTCCTCAGGAGCACCTCGCACCGCGGCCTCGCCGTCGACCTCCTCAAGTCCCTCACCGGCAAGGAGACCCAGGGCAAGCTCTTCGACGCCATGGGCTTCCTGCCCACGTACACCGACGTCCGGGCCGCCGCCGCCCGGCGCCAGCCCTTCGTGAAGCCCTTCATCGACACCCTCGGCGCCGGCACCAGGTTCGTCCCCGCGTCCCCCGGCTGGGGCCGGATCGACGCCTCCCTCGTGCTGCCCACGATGTTCCAGGAGGTCGTCAGCGGCCGTAAGGACGTCAAGGCGGCGGCCGACGACGCCGCGAGGAAGATGGACGCGGCCTTCGCCCCGGCGGGCTGA
- a CDS encoding HelD family protein — MAAQEAVDTVRDREIGVEQEHLDHVYRRLEEKIHEAEFLMNDAAQRGQVGTPGALAERDAQVFRAGIHLNRLNNEFEDFLFGRIDLLYGKDGKKGPDGAYTSIEPAEDAVRPDSTAEIGETLHIGRIGVLDSDYAPLVIDWRAPAAAPFYRSTPVDPGRVVRRRVIRSKGRQVLGVEDDLMRPELRATLDGRELPVIGDGALMAALGQARSHTMRDIVSSIQAEQDLVIRAPAASVTYVEGGPGTGKTAVALHRAAYLLYQDRRRYAGGILIVSPTPLLVSYTEGVLPSLGEEGQVAIRAVGSLVDGAEATAYDDPAVARIKGSSRMLHVLRKAARGALETPAPRAPQAQLALGEDEDEAAVPAGTPTRLRVVAFGRRLELESDELRRIRHNVLGGTAPVNLLRPRARRLLLDALYAKSGAVGRHSDPELAAELRSSFDEDVSTEDSFLGFLDAWWPELTPRKVLDAMADERRLGRWARRILNPGEVRRLARSLRRKELSVHDVALLDELNTLVGAPARPKRRREYDPLDQLTGLEELMPVREETQRERAERLAAERTEYAHVIVDEAQDLTPMQWRMVGRRGRHATWTVVGDPAQSSWSDPDEAAESRDEALGSRPRRRFELTVNYRNPAEIAELAAKVLALAMPGKESPRAVRSTGVEPRFVAVPEKGDLAETVRFEARQLLERVEGTVGVVVAMNRRKEAARWLAELGDRVVALGSLEAKGLEYDATVVVSPAEIADESPAGLRVLYVALTRATQQLTVVAAAGDLPDEAGVPDLLRD; from the coding sequence GTGGCCGCGCAGGAAGCCGTGGACACGGTCAGAGACCGTGAGATCGGTGTCGAGCAGGAACATCTGGATCACGTCTACCGCCGGCTGGAGGAGAAGATCCACGAGGCGGAGTTCCTGATGAACGACGCCGCCCAGCGGGGGCAGGTCGGCACGCCCGGCGCCCTCGCCGAGCGCGACGCCCAGGTCTTCCGGGCCGGCATCCACCTCAACCGGCTCAACAACGAGTTCGAGGACTTCCTCTTCGGCCGGATCGACCTGCTGTACGGCAAGGACGGCAAGAAGGGTCCCGACGGCGCGTACACCTCGATCGAGCCCGCCGAGGACGCCGTACGCCCGGACAGCACCGCCGAGATCGGGGAGACCCTCCACATCGGCCGCATCGGGGTCCTCGACTCCGACTACGCGCCGCTGGTGATCGACTGGCGCGCGCCCGCCGCCGCGCCGTTCTACCGGTCCACGCCGGTCGACCCCGGCCGGGTCGTACGCCGCCGGGTCATCCGCTCCAAGGGCCGCCAGGTTCTCGGCGTCGAGGACGACCTGATGCGCCCCGAGCTGCGGGCCACCCTCGACGGGCGCGAGCTGCCCGTCATCGGCGACGGCGCCCTGATGGCCGCCCTCGGCCAGGCCCGCAGCCACACCATGCGGGACATCGTCTCGTCCATCCAGGCGGAGCAGGACCTCGTCATCCGGGCGCCCGCCGCGTCCGTGACGTACGTGGAGGGCGGCCCCGGAACCGGCAAGACCGCCGTCGCCCTGCACCGGGCCGCCTATCTGCTCTACCAGGACCGGCGGCGGTACGCGGGCGGCATCCTGATCGTCTCCCCGACCCCGCTCCTCGTCTCGTACACCGAGGGCGTCCTGCCCTCGCTCGGCGAGGAGGGCCAGGTCGCGATCCGCGCCGTCGGCTCGCTGGTCGACGGCGCCGAGGCCACCGCGTACGACGACCCGGCCGTCGCCCGGATCAAGGGCTCCTCCCGCATGCTCCACGTGCTGCGGAAGGCGGCCCGCGGCGCTCTGGAGACCCCGGCGCCCAGGGCCCCGCAGGCCCAGCTCGCCCTCGGGGAGGACGAGGACGAGGCCGCCGTGCCCGCCGGCACCCCCACCCGGCTGCGGGTGGTCGCCTTCGGCCGCCGTCTGGAGCTGGAGTCCGACGAACTGCGGCGCATCCGCCACAACGTCCTCGGCGGCACCGCCCCCGTCAACCTGCTCCGGCCGCGTGCCCGCCGCCTCCTCCTCGACGCGCTGTACGCCAAGTCGGGCGCGGTCGGCCGGCACAGCGACCCCGAACTCGCCGCCGAACTGCGCTCCTCCTTCGACGAGGACGTCTCCACCGAGGACTCCTTCCTCGGCTTCCTCGACGCCTGGTGGCCCGAGCTCACCCCGCGCAAGGTGCTCGACGCGATGGCCGACGAGCGGCGGCTCGGCCGCTGGGCCCGCCGGATCCTCAACCCGGGCGAGGTGCGGCGGCTCGCCCGCTCGCTGCGCCGCAAGGAGCTGTCCGTCCACGACGTGGCCCTCCTCGACGAGCTGAACACGCTGGTCGGCGCGCCGGCCCGGCCGAAGAGGCGCCGGGAGTACGACCCGCTGGACCAGCTCACGGGCCTGGAGGAGCTGATGCCCGTACGCGAGGAGACCCAGCGCGAGCGGGCCGAGCGGCTCGCCGCCGAGCGCACCGAGTACGCGCACGTGATCGTCGACGAGGCGCAGGACCTCACGCCCATGCAGTGGCGGATGGTCGGCCGGCGCGGCCGGCACGCCACCTGGACGGTCGTCGGCGACCCGGCGCAGTCCTCCTGGTCGGACCCGGACGAGGCCGCCGAGTCCCGTGACGAGGCCCTCGGCTCCCGGCCGCGCCGCCGCTTCGAGCTGACCGTGAACTACCGGAACCCGGCGGAGATCGCCGAGCTGGCCGCCAAGGTCCTCGCGCTGGCCATGCCGGGCAAGGAGTCGCCGCGAGCGGTGCGCTCGACGGGCGTCGAACCCCGCTTCGTGGCGGTCCCCGAGAAGGGGGATCTGGCCGAAACCGTACGTTTCGAGGCGCGACAGCTGCTCGAACGGGTGGAGGGCACGGTGGGCGTCGTCGTCGCCATGAACCGGCGCAAGGAGGCGGCCCGCTGGCTCGCGGAGCTGGGCGACCGTGTGGTGGCGCTCGGCTCCCTGGAGGCGAAGGGCCTGGAGTACGACGCCACGGTGGTCGTCTCGCCGGCGGAGATCGCGGACGAGTCCCCGGCCGGCCTGCGGGTGCTCTATGTGGCCCTCACCCGGGCGACGCAGCAGCTCACGGTCGTCGCTGCGGCCGGGGACCTGCCGGACGAGGCGGGGGTCCCGGACCTGCTGAGGGACTGA
- a CDS encoding NAD-dependent malic enzyme yields the protein MATAPSVSYSMTVRLEVPASGTAVSQLTTAVESHGGSVTGLDVTASGHEKLRIDVTIAATSTAHADEIVEQLRTIEGVVLGKVSDRTFLMHLGGKIEMASKHPIRNRDDLSMIYTPGVARVCMAIAENPEDARRLTIKRNSVAVVTDGSAVLGLGNIGPMAALPVMEGKAALFKRFAGIDAWPICLDTQDTDEIVAIVKAIAPGFAGINLEDISAPRCFEIEARLREALDIPVFHDDQHGTAIVVLAALTNALRVVNKGIGDVRVVMSGAGAAGTAILKLLIAAGVKHAVVADIQGVVHAGREDLVDAPADSPLRWIADNTNPEGVTGTLRQAVVGADVFIGVSAPNLLGAADVAAMAEGAIVFALANPDPEVDPAAARQTAAVVATGRSDFPNQINNVLVFPGVFRGLLDAQSRTVNTEMMLAAATALADVVSEDELNPNYIIPSVFNDKVAGAVAGAVRNAAKSAAGGAATSGL from the coding sequence ATGGCAACGGCGCCCAGCGTCTCGTACTCGATGACGGTCCGGCTGGAGGTTCCCGCGAGCGGGACCGCGGTCTCCCAGCTCACCACGGCGGTGGAGTCCCACGGCGGATCCGTCACCGGCCTCGACGTGACCGCCTCCGGCCACGAGAAGCTCCGCATCGACGTCACCATCGCCGCGACCTCCACCGCGCACGCCGACGAGATCGTCGAGCAGCTGCGCACCATCGAGGGCGTCGTCCTCGGCAAGGTCTCCGACCGTACGTTCCTGATGCACCTCGGCGGCAAGATCGAGATGGCGTCCAAGCACCCCATCCGCAACCGTGACGACCTCTCCATGATCTACACCCCGGGCGTCGCCCGGGTGTGCATGGCGATCGCCGAGAACCCCGAGGACGCCCGCCGCCTCACCATCAAGCGCAACTCCGTCGCGGTCGTCACCGACGGCTCCGCCGTCCTCGGCCTCGGCAACATCGGCCCGATGGCCGCGCTGCCCGTCATGGAGGGCAAGGCCGCCCTCTTCAAGCGCTTCGCCGGCATCGACGCCTGGCCGATCTGCCTCGACACGCAGGACACCGACGAGATCGTCGCGATCGTCAAGGCCATCGCCCCCGGCTTCGCGGGCATCAACCTGGAGGACATCTCCGCGCCGCGCTGCTTCGAGATCGAGGCCCGGCTGCGCGAGGCCCTCGACATCCCCGTCTTCCACGACGACCAGCACGGCACCGCCATCGTCGTCCTCGCCGCCCTCACCAACGCCCTGCGCGTGGTGAACAAGGGCATCGGTGACGTACGGGTCGTCATGTCCGGTGCCGGCGCCGCCGGTACGGCCATCCTGAAGCTGCTGATCGCGGCGGGCGTCAAGCACGCCGTCGTCGCCGACATCCAGGGCGTCGTCCACGCGGGCCGCGAGGACCTGGTGGACGCCCCGGCCGACTCGCCGCTGCGCTGGATCGCCGACAACACCAACCCCGAGGGCGTCACCGGCACCCTCAGGCAGGCCGTGGTCGGCGCGGACGTGTTCATCGGCGTCTCCGCCCCGAACCTGCTCGGCGCGGCGGACGTCGCCGCCATGGCGGAGGGCGCGATCGTGTTCGCGCTCGCGAACCCCGACCCGGAGGTCGACCCGGCCGCCGCGCGCCAGACGGCCGCCGTCGTCGCCACCGGCCGCTCGGACTTCCCGAACCAGATCAACAACGTGCTGGTCTTCCCGGGTGTCTTCCGCGGGCTCCTCGACGCCCAGTCCCGTACGGTCAACACCGAGATGATGCTGGCGGCCGCCACGGCCCTCGCCGACGTCGTCTCCGAGGACGAGCTGAACCCGAACTACATCATCCCGTCGGTCTTCAACGACAAGGTCGCGGGCGCGGTCGCCGGAGCGGTCCGCAACGCGGCGAAGTCCGCGGCCGGCGGCGCGGCGACGTCCGGGCTCTGA
- a CDS encoding uroporphyrinogen-III synthase, with the protein MDEQEHGPLAGFTVGVTAARRADELIALLHRRGAAVVHGPALRIVPLADDTELLAATKELIGHAPDVVVATTAIGFRGWVEAAEGWGHGQELLAVLRGVELLARGPKVKGAVRAAGLTESWSPGSESMAEVLDRLLGEGVAGRRIALQLHGEPLPGFVEALTAAGAEVVGVPVYRWMPPEDIGPLDRLLDTVLAGGVDAVTFTSAPAAASLLFRAEEKGVRAPLVDALRHEVLAVCVGPVTALPLQAEGITTYQPERFRLGPLVQLLCGELPARTRVLPVAGHRVEVRGHAVLVDGAPRPVPPAGMALLGLLARRPGWVVSRADLLRALPGAGRDEHAVETAMARLRAALGTPKLIQTVVKRGYRLALDPTADVPDPTADVPDPAADVREPTEDAPDPAVGDKHAG; encoded by the coding sequence ATGGACGAGCAAGAGCACGGCCCCCTCGCCGGCTTCACGGTCGGCGTCACCGCGGCGCGGCGCGCGGACGAACTCATCGCGCTGCTCCACCGGCGCGGCGCCGCCGTCGTCCACGGCCCCGCCCTGCGGATCGTCCCCCTGGCCGACGACACCGAACTCCTCGCCGCCACCAAGGAACTCATCGGCCACGCCCCGGACGTCGTCGTCGCCACCACGGCGATCGGCTTCCGGGGCTGGGTCGAGGCCGCCGAGGGCTGGGGGCACGGGCAGGAACTCCTCGCCGTCCTGCGGGGCGTCGAACTCCTCGCCCGGGGGCCCAAGGTCAAGGGAGCCGTACGGGCCGCCGGGCTCACCGAGTCCTGGTCGCCCGGCTCGGAGTCCATGGCCGAGGTCCTCGACCGGCTCCTCGGCGAAGGGGTCGCAGGCCGCCGGATCGCCCTCCAGCTGCACGGGGAGCCGCTGCCCGGCTTCGTGGAGGCGCTGACGGCGGCCGGGGCCGAGGTCGTCGGCGTCCCCGTCTACCGCTGGATGCCGCCCGAGGACATCGGCCCGCTCGACCGGCTCCTCGACACGGTCCTCGCCGGCGGCGTGGACGCCGTCACCTTCACCAGCGCCCCCGCCGCCGCCTCGCTGCTCTTCCGGGCCGAGGAGAAGGGGGTACGCGCTCCGCTCGTCGACGCCCTGCGGCACGAGGTGCTCGCGGTGTGCGTGGGCCCCGTGACGGCGCTCCCGCTCCAGGCCGAGGGCATCACCACGTACCAGCCGGAGCGCTTCCGGCTCGGCCCGCTCGTCCAGCTGCTCTGCGGGGAACTGCCCGCCCGCACCCGGGTCCTGCCGGTCGCCGGCCACCGGGTGGAGGTGCGCGGCCACGCCGTCCTCGTCGACGGCGCCCCCCGGCCCGTCCCGCCCGCCGGGATGGCCCTCCTCGGGCTGCTCGCCCGCCGCCCCGGCTGGGTGGTGTCCCGGGCCGACCTGCTGCGTGCGCTGCCCGGCGCGGGCCGCGACGAGCACGCGGTGGAGACGGCGATGGCGCGCCTGCGGGCGGCGCTGGGCACGCCGAAGCTGATCCAGACGGTGGTGAAGCGGGGGTACCGCCTGGCGCTGGACCCGACGGCGGACGTACCCGACCCGACGGCGGACGTACCCGACCCAGCAGCGGACGTACGGGAACCCACGGAGGACGCACCCGACCCCGCGGTGGGCGACAAGCACGCCGGGTAG
- the murA gene encoding UDP-N-acetylglucosamine 1-carboxyvinyltransferase: MTGTDDVLLVHGGTPLEGEIRVRGAKNLVPKAMVAALLGSGPSRLRNVPDIRDVRVVRGLLQLHGVTVRPGEEPGELLLDPTHVESANVADIDAHAGSSRIPILFCGPLLHRLGHAFIPGLGGCDIGGRPIDFHFDVLRRFGATIEKREGGQYLEAPQRLRGCKIRLPYPSVGSTEQVLLTAVLAEGVTELSNAAVEPEIEDLICVLQKMGAIISMDTDRTIRITGVDRLDGYTHRALPDRLEAASWASAALATEGNIYVRGAQQRSMMTFLNTFRRVGGAFEIDDEGIRFWHPGGSLNAIALETDVHPGFQTDWQQPLVVALTQASGLSIVHETVYESRLGFTSALNQMGAHIQLYAECLGGSDCRFGQRNFLHSAVVSGPTRLQGADLVIPDLRGGFSYLIAALAAQGTSRVHGIDLINRGYENFMEKLVELGAKVELPGSALV; encoded by the coding sequence ATGACCGGCACAGACGATGTCCTGCTTGTCCACGGCGGAACCCCGCTGGAGGGCGAGATCCGCGTCCGCGGCGCGAAGAACCTCGTGCCCAAGGCGATGGTCGCCGCCCTGCTCGGCAGCGGCCCAAGCCGGCTGCGCAATGTGCCCGACATCCGTGACGTCCGCGTGGTCCGCGGACTGCTCCAGCTGCACGGGGTGACGGTCCGTCCGGGCGAGGAGCCCGGCGAACTCCTTCTCGACCCGACGCACGTCGAGTCCGCGAACGTCGCCGACATCGATGCCCACGCCGGCTCGTCCCGCATCCCGATCCTCTTCTGCGGCCCGCTGCTGCACCGCCTCGGCCACGCCTTCATCCCGGGCCTGGGCGGCTGCGACATCGGCGGCCGGCCCATCGACTTCCACTTCGACGTGCTGCGCCGGTTCGGCGCCACCATCGAGAAGCGGGAGGGCGGGCAGTACCTGGAGGCCCCCCAGCGCCTTCGCGGCTGCAAGATCCGGCTGCCGTACCCCTCGGTCGGCTCGACCGAGCAGGTGCTGCTCACGGCGGTGCTCGCCGAGGGCGTCACCGAGCTGTCGAACGCCGCCGTGGAGCCCGAGATCGAGGACCTCATCTGCGTACTGCAGAAGATGGGCGCGATCATCTCCATGGACACCGACCGGACCATCCGGATCACCGGTGTCGACCGCCTCGACGGCTACACCCACCGGGCGCTCCCGGACCGCCTGGAGGCGGCCTCCTGGGCGTCCGCGGCGCTGGCGACCGAGGGCAACATCTACGTGCGCGGCGCCCAGCAGCGCTCGATGATGACCTTCCTCAACACCTTCCGCAGGGTCGGCGGCGCCTTCGAGATCGACGACGAGGGCATCCGCTTCTGGCACCCGGGCGGCTCGCTCAACGCGATCGCCCTGGAGACGGACGTGCACCCCGGCTTCCAGACGGACTGGCAGCAGCCGCTGGTGGTGGCCCTGACGCAGGCCTCCGGCCTCTCCATCGTCCACGAGACGGTGTACGAGTCCCGGCTCGGCTTCACCTCCGCGCTCAACCAGATGGGTGCGCACATCCAGCTGTACGCCGAGTGCCTGGGCGGCTCCGACTGCCGCTTCGGCCAGCGCAACTTCCTGCACTCGGCGGTCGTGTCCGGCCCGACGAGGCTCCAGGGCGCCGACCTGGTCATCCCGGACCTGCGCGGCGGCTTCTCGTACCTGATCGCGGCGCTCGCGGCCCAGGGCACCTCCCGGGTGCACGGCATCGACCTGATCAACCGCGGCTACGAGAACTTCATGGAGAAGCTGGTCGAGCTGGGCGCCAAGGTCGAGCTCCCGGGCAGCGCGCTGGTGTAG
- a CDS encoding nitrate/nitrite transporter, translating into MGGGRWIERWEPEDETFWRETGERTARRNLAFSVLSEHIGFSVWSLWSVMVLFMGPQYGIDPAGKFFLIGTATFVGALIRIPYTFAVARFGGRNWTVFSALLLLLPTGFAFAVTEPGTSYGTFVLVAALTGIGGGNFASSMTNINAFFPLRKKGWALGLNAGGGNIGVPVVQLVGLLVIGTAGAMHPRIVLGVYLPLIVVAAVCAALFMDNLAPVRNDTGAAKEAVRDRHTWIMAFLYIGTFGSFIGYGFAFGLVLQTQFGRTPLQAASLTFIGPLLGSLVRPVGGFLADRHGGARITLGTFAAMAAATGVVIHASVTESLTVFLVGFIGLFVLSGLGNGSTYKMIPAIFLAQGHREGLSGEAAEAHGRRLSGAAMGLIGAVGALGGLGINLAFRQSFRAAGTGTAAFVAFLVFYAACMAVTWAVYLRRPTAVPATAPSAVPGTAGDGTRPEPRPVSARV; encoded by the coding sequence ATGGGCGGCGGCCGGTGGATCGAACGGTGGGAGCCGGAGGACGAGACCTTCTGGCGCGAGACGGGGGAGCGGACCGCGCGGCGGAACCTGGCTTTCTCCGTGCTCTCCGAGCACATCGGCTTCTCGGTCTGGAGCCTGTGGTCGGTCATGGTGCTCTTCATGGGCCCGCAGTACGGCATCGACCCGGCCGGCAAGTTCTTCCTGATCGGGACCGCGACCTTCGTCGGCGCGCTGATCCGCATCCCGTACACCTTCGCCGTCGCCCGCTTCGGCGGCCGTAACTGGACGGTGTTCAGCGCCCTGCTGCTCCTGCTGCCCACCGGCTTCGCCTTCGCGGTGACCGAGCCCGGCACCTCGTACGGCACCTTCGTCCTGGTCGCCGCCCTCACCGGCATCGGCGGCGGCAACTTCGCCTCCTCCATGACCAACATCAACGCCTTCTTCCCGCTGCGGAAGAAGGGCTGGGCGCTCGGCCTCAACGCGGGCGGCGGCAACATCGGCGTCCCCGTCGTCCAGCTGGTCGGCCTCCTCGTCATCGGCACCGCGGGGGCGATGCACCCGAGGATCGTGCTCGGCGTCTACCTCCCCCTGATCGTGGTCGCCGCCGTGTGCGCCGCGCTCTTCATGGACAACCTCGCCCCGGTCAGGAACGACACCGGAGCCGCCAAGGAGGCCGTACGGGACCGCCACACCTGGATCATGGCCTTCCTCTACATCGGCACCTTCGGCTCCTTCATCGGCTATGGCTTCGCCTTCGGGCTGGTGCTCCAGACCCAGTTCGGCCGCACCCCGCTCCAGGCCGCCTCGCTCACCTTCATCGGCCCGCTGCTCGGCTCCCTGGTCCGCCCGGTCGGCGGCTTCCTCGCCGACCGGCACGGCGGCGCCCGCATCACCCTGGGGACCTTCGCCGCGATGGCCGCCGCGACCGGCGTGGTGATCCACGCCTCCGTGACCGAGTCCCTCACCGTCTTCCTCGTCGGCTTCATCGGGCTCTTCGTCCTCAGCGGCCTCGGCAACGGCTCCACGTACAAGATGATCCCGGCGATCTTCCTCGCCCAGGGGCACCGCGAGGGCCTCTCGGGCGAGGCCGCCGAGGCCCACGGGCGCCGCCTCTCCGGGGCCGCCATGGGCCTCATCGGGGCGGTCGGCGCGCTCGGCGGCCTCGGCATCAACCTCGCCTTCCGCCAGTCCTTCCGGGCCGCCGGCACCGGGACGGCCGCCTTCGTCGCCTTCCTGGTCTTCTACGCGGCCTGCATGGCCGTCACCTGGGCGGTATACCTTCGCCGCCCCACCGCCGTCCCCGCCACCGCTCCCTCCGCCGTCCCCGGGACCGCCGGGGACGGCACCCGGCCGGAGCCCCGTCCCGTCTCGGCGCGGGTGTGA
- a CDS encoding DUF3039 domain-containing protein — MSTLEPERGAGTGTLVEPTPQVSHGDGDHERYAHYVQKDKIMASALEGTPVVALCGKVWVPGRDPKKYPVCPMCKEIYDSMGAGGDKDKGGKDK, encoded by the coding sequence ATGAGCACTCTCGAGCCCGAGCGCGGGGCAGGTACGGGAACCCTCGTCGAGCCGACGCCGCAGGTGTCCCACGGTGACGGCGACCACGAGCGCTACGCCCATTACGTCCAGAAGGACAAGATCATGGCGAGCGCCCTCGAAGGCACGCCCGTCGTGGCGCTGTGCGGAAAGGTCTGGGTGCCGGGGCGCGACCCCAAGAAGTACCCGGTCTGTCCGATGTGCAAGGAGATCTACGACTCCATGGGCGCCGGCGGCGACAAGGACAAGGGCGGCAAGGACAAGTAA
- a CDS encoding GNAT family N-acetyltransferase, with translation MTEHDVRIRAAHPDDAPALALALVRNRAYMKPWEPYRPEWFYTAEAQAERLTDGGVRWFAVAGDLVVGGATLSGIALGPFRSASLGYWVDQGHTGRGLATALVEEVCRAAREELGLHRVEAGTVLDNHASQRVLAKSGFTRIGTAPRYLHIDGDWRDHHLFQRLLHDDPPPGVPASVPPNGDLA, from the coding sequence ATGACCGAACACGACGTGCGGATCCGGGCCGCCCACCCCGACGACGCCCCCGCCCTGGCCCTCGCCCTCGTCCGCAACCGCGCGTACATGAAGCCCTGGGAGCCGTACCGGCCCGAGTGGTTCTACACCGCCGAGGCGCAGGCCGAGCGGCTCACGGACGGTGGGGTGCGGTGGTTCGCGGTCGCCGGGGACCTCGTCGTCGGCGGAGCCACCCTCTCCGGGATCGCCCTCGGCCCCTTCCGCAGCGCCTCCCTCGGCTACTGGGTCGACCAGGGACACACCGGGCGCGGACTGGCCACCGCGCTCGTCGAGGAGGTCTGCCGGGCCGCCCGCGAGGAACTGGGGCTGCACCGGGTCGAAGCGGGTACCGTCCTGGACAACCACGCCTCCCAACGGGTCCTCGCCAAGAGCGGGTTCACCCGCATCGGGACCGCGCCCCGCTACCTCCACATCGACGGTGACTGGCGCGATCACCACCTCTTCCAGCGCCTCCTGCACGACGACCCGCCGCCCGGTGTTCCGGCCTCCGTCCCCCCGAACGGTGATCTCGCCTGA
- a CDS encoding HU family DNA-binding protein, with translation MNRSELVAALADRAEVTRKDADAVLAALAETVGEVVAKGDEKVTIPGFLTFERTHRAARTARNPQTGDPINIPAGYSVKVSAGSKLKEAAKGK, from the coding sequence ATGAACCGCAGTGAGCTGGTGGCCGCCCTGGCCGACCGTGCCGAGGTGACCCGCAAGGACGCCGACGCCGTGCTGGCCGCTCTCGCCGAGACCGTCGGTGAGGTCGTCGCCAAGGGCGACGAGAAGGTCACCATCCCCGGCTTCCTGACGTTCGAGCGCACCCACCGTGCCGCTCGCACCGCTCGTAACCCGCAGACCGGCGACCCGATCAACATCCCGGCCGGCTACAGCGTGAAGGTCTCCGCGGGCTCGAAGCTCAAGGAAGCCGCCAAGGGCAAGTAA
- a CDS encoding YqgE/AlgH family protein yields the protein MTEVSSLTGRLLVATPALADPNFDRAVVLLLDHDDEGSLGVVLNRPTPLTVGDILAPWAGLAGEPGVVFQGGPVSLDAALGVAVIPGDEGPLGWRRVYGAIGLVDLETPPELLGPALGSLRIFAGYAGWGPGQLESELGDGAWYVVESEPGDVSSPRPESLWRQVLRRQRGELAMIATYPDDPSLN from the coding sequence ATGACCGAGGTGTCCTCGCTCACAGGACGGCTGCTTGTCGCCACCCCCGCGCTGGCGGACCCGAATTTCGACCGCGCGGTGGTGCTGCTGCTCGACCACGACGACGAGGGCTCGCTCGGCGTGGTCCTCAACCGGCCGACGCCCCTGACCGTCGGCGACATCCTCGCGCCCTGGGCCGGACTCGCCGGCGAGCCCGGCGTCGTCTTCCAGGGCGGACCCGTCTCCCTCGACGCCGCCCTCGGCGTCGCCGTGATCCCCGGCGACGAGGGCCCGCTCGGCTGGCGGCGGGTGTACGGGGCGATCGGACTCGTCGACCTGGAGACCCCGCCCGAACTGCTCGGACCCGCCCTCGGCTCGCTGCGGATCTTCGCCGGGTACGCGGGCTGGGGCCCCGGCCAGCTGGAGTCCGAGCTCGGCGACGGAGCCTGGTACGTGGTCGAGTCGGAGCCCGGCGACGTCTCCTCGCCCCGCCCCGAGAGCCTCTGGCGGCAGGTGCTCCGGCGGCAGCGCGGCGAACTCGCGATGATCGCGACCTACCCCGACGACCCGTCCCTCAACTGA